The proteins below come from a single Desulfovibrio sp. genomic window:
- a CDS encoding symporter: MNSRDLIMVLSSLLSMAAGVFLPQAAEPLAAMPRLILIFMLYMSFLAVGMEALMREIRHMKGTLCFLVALRLAVLPLLCLAVFRLLMPQFALGAFLLGAAPVGVMAAVFSLMVGANTALILVANIATSLLLPASLPAVLSATDAALRLLGLEPLNMPAHLELGHMSLSLCVTILVPFAAAHITRIHLDGLRNLLLRWQFPLITVSIVISNIAIFSHYGDLLRQSPDLLLKSLGAASLLCLIMTLAAIPLARRMSRQVGMAFQISFGVINNVLVMIVCMEFFSATEAIMAAAYLAPLYVLLFYYRLCSRDKKQG; the protein is encoded by the coding sequence ATGAATTCCCGCGACCTTATCATGGTCCTTTCTTCGCTGCTTTCCATGGCGGCGGGCGTTTTTCTGCCCCAGGCGGCAGAACCGCTTGCCGCAATGCCGCGCCTTATTCTCATTTTCATGCTTTATATGAGTTTTCTGGCTGTGGGCATGGAAGCCCTGATGCGCGAAATACGCCACATGAAGGGCACACTCTGTTTTCTGGTAGCCTTGCGGCTTGCGGTGCTGCCGCTGTTGTGTCTTGCGGTCTTCCGCCTGCTCATGCCCCAGTTTGCGCTGGGGGCCTTTCTGCTTGGCGCAGCGCCCGTGGGGGTCATGGCCGCTGTTTTTTCGCTCATGGTGGGGGCCAATACGGCGCTTATTCTTGTGGCCAACATCGCCACGTCCCTGCTGCTGCCCGCAAGCCTGCCCGCCGTGCTTTCCGCTACCGATGCCGCGCTACGCCTGCTGGGCCTTGAGCCGCTCAACATGCCTGCGCACCTGGAACTGGGGCACATGAGCCTGTCGCTCTGCGTGACCATTCTTGTGCCCTTTGCCGCCGCGCATATTACGCGCATTCACCTTGACGGGCTCCGCAACCTGCTTTTACGCTGGCAGTTCCCGCTCATAACCGTGTCCATCGTGATTTCCAACATTGCCATTTTCAGCCACTACGGCGATCTGCTGCGGCAATCGCCCGACCTGCTGCTCAAATCGCTGGGCGCAGCCTCCCTGCTCTGCCTCATCATGACGCTTGCCGCCATCCCCCTGGCCCGCCGCATGAGCAGGCAGGTGGGCATGGCCTTTCAGATTTCGTTCGGCGTTATCAACAATGTGCTGGTGATGATTGTCTGCATGGAATTTTTCAGCGCCACAGAGGCGATCATGGCCGCCGCCTATCTGGCCCCCCTGTACGTGCTGCTGTTTTATTACCGCCTGTGCAGCCGGGATAAAAAGCAGGGCTGA
- the crcB gene encoding fluoride efflux transporter CrcB, producing the protein MVKNVLVITLGAGAGACLRWVLSMLLNSIFPAIPLGTVAANFLGGFGIGLSLGVFNSLPGLAPEWRLLIITGFLGGLTTFSTFTAEIGTLLQEQRIGMAAGAITLHVCGSLVCFFMGLGAVSLLKSLFR; encoded by the coding sequence ATGGTCAAAAACGTTCTTGTCATCACATTGGGGGCCGGGGCTGGGGCCTGCCTTCGCTGGGTGCTTTCAATGCTGCTCAATTCCATCTTTCCGGCTATTCCGCTTGGCACGGTGGCGGCAAATTTCCTCGGCGGGTTCGGCATCGGGCTTTCGCTGGGCGTGTTCAACTCGCTGCCCGGTCTGGCCCCCGAATGGCGGCTGCTTATCATCACCGGTTTTCTTGGCGGTCTCACCACCTTTTCCACCTTCACGGCAGAGATTGGCACCCTGCTGCAGGAACAACGCATAGGCATGGCCGCCGGGGCCATAACCCTGCACGTCTGCGGCTCGCTGGTCTGTTTTTTCATGGGCCTTGGCGCAGTTTCGCTTCTCAAATCCCTCTTTCGTTAG
- a CDS encoding competence/damage-inducible protein A: MKAEIISVGTELLLGHTVNTDATHVARELSALGMDLLQVNTVGDNPQRLEKALREALQRAEVVITTGGLGPTEDDLTKETVALVAEAPLEEHADSMARLREYFGTRPMSANQAKQAMLPRGSVAFPNLAGTAPGCATPAGEGRWVLMLPGPPSELLPMLHDSAVPFLRSMSGSVISSFMVKTFGIGEGVAALRIAGLTGGANPTAATYAGDAEMFVRVTAKAQDATAAEALAAPMVAEVRELLGHFVYGVNVAGLETVVVQELARQGKTLATAESCTGGLLAKRITDQPGASDVFGYGMVTYANEAKERLLGVPHDMLCAHGAVSPEVARAMAQGVRECSGADYGIGITGVAGPGGGTPQKPVGLVYIALSDAEHVWLRVMRPQGRYLGRDWTRRLASSHALDMLRRRLADLPVEDQWSLDQA, from the coding sequence ATGAAGGCGGAAATAATATCGGTCGGCACAGAACTCCTGCTGGGGCATACGGTCAATACGGATGCAACCCATGTGGCGCGGGAGCTTTCTGCCCTGGGGATGGATCTTTTACAGGTGAACACCGTGGGCGACAACCCACAACGGCTGGAGAAAGCCCTGCGCGAGGCTCTGCAACGCGCGGAAGTGGTTATCACCACCGGCGGCCTTGGCCCTACGGAAGACGATCTGACCAAGGAAACAGTAGCCCTGGTGGCCGAAGCGCCGCTTGAGGAACATGCGGACAGCATGGCGCGGTTGCGGGAGTATTTCGGCACGCGCCCCATGTCGGCCAATCAGGCCAAACAGGCCATGTTGCCGCGCGGATCCGTGGCTTTCCCCAATCTGGCGGGTACCGCCCCCGGCTGCGCCACGCCTGCGGGCGAGGGGCGCTGGGTGCTCATGCTGCCTGGGCCTCCTTCCGAACTGCTGCCCATGCTGCACGACAGCGCCGTGCCCTTTTTGCGGAGCATGAGCGGGTCGGTCATTTCGTCGTTTATGGTAAAGACCTTTGGCATAGGCGAGGGCGTGGCGGCCTTGCGCATTGCGGGGCTGACTGGCGGGGCCAATCCCACGGCGGCAACCTATGCGGGCGATGCGGAAATGTTTGTGCGGGTAACGGCCAAGGCGCAGGATGCCACCGCTGCCGAGGCTCTGGCTGCCCCCATGGTTGCGGAGGTGCGCGAACTGCTGGGGCACTTTGTGTACGGCGTGAATGTTGCGGGGCTGGAGACTGTGGTGGTGCAGGAGCTGGCGCGTCAGGGCAAAACCCTTGCCACTGCGGAATCCTGCACCGGCGGTCTGCTTGCCAAGCGCATCACTGACCAGCCCGGCGCATCGGATGTTTTTGGTTACGGCATGGTAACCTACGCCAACGAAGCCAAGGAGCGGCTGCTCGGCGTACCGCACGATATGCTGTGCGCGCACGGGGCTGTCAGCCCGGAGGTGGCGCGGGCCATGGCCCAGGGCGTGCGCGAGTGCAGCGGCGCTGATTACGGCATTGGCATCACGGGCGTGGCCGGCCCCGGCGGCGGCACGCCGCAAAAGCCTGTGGGGCTTGTGTATATTGCCCTGAGCGATGCGGAGCATGTCTGGCTGCGCGTCATGCGCCCGCAAGGGCGTTATCTGGGCCGCGACTGGACGCGCCGCCTTGCCTCAAGCCATGCGCTGGACATGCTGCGCCGCCGTCTTGCCGATCTGCCAGTTGAAGATCAGTGGAGTCTGGATCAGGCCTAG
- a CDS encoding DUF190 domain-containing protein, with amino-acid sequence MNGYKLTFYTQQGRSHGHMSIAEWLLKEAKAIGVEGATFAAAQGGYGRDGKYHSARFFDVGEQPMEVTMAVSPEHSEQLFARIEQENLQIFYMKIPVEFGITCSGKNQPA; translated from the coding sequence ATGAACGGCTACAAACTGACATTTTATACGCAGCAGGGGCGCTCGCACGGGCACATGAGCATTGCGGAATGGCTGCTCAAGGAAGCAAAGGCCATTGGCGTTGAGGGCGCAACCTTTGCCGCGGCGCAAGGCGGTTACGGGCGCGACGGCAAATACCACAGCGCACGCTTTTTTGATGTGGGCGAGCAGCCCATGGAAGTAACCATGGCCGTGAGCCCGGAACACAGCGAGCAGCTTTTTGCCCGCATTGAGCAGGAAAATCTGCAAATCTTCTACATGAAAATCCCTGTGGAATTTGGCATCACCTGCTCGGGAAAAAATCAGCCCGCCTGA